GCAGCAATATTCACGGCACAAAATAGGGAAGATTTGGCGGCACCAGAATTAGCACAAATTGCTGTTATTGAGAAGTTTTTACCTGAACAATTATCAGAAGAAGAAGTAGAGAAGGTGATTGTAAAAGCCATTGAAGATATGGGTGCACAGGGAATGAAAGATATGGGGAAGGTTATGGGTATAGTCTCCACTGAGTTGGCTGGTAAAGCAGATGGCAAAACCATTTCAAACTTAGTAAAAAAGAATTTAGTGTAATACAAAAAATTTCCGTGGCTTGCGCTCGGAATAAGGCCTCGTAGTTCAACTGGATAGAATATCAGATTTCGGCTCTGATGGTTGGGGGTTCGAATCCCTTCGAGGTCACGAATAAATAGTGAAATAAAAAAAAACGCCAAGTTTACTTGAGCGTTTTTTTGTTTTTACTATTTTCAAAGCGGAGCTTTGAGGAATCAACGCAGTTCATCACTTTAAGGGCATTAACTGAAAACCCAAATAGGTGTTCATCCATGGGTTGATATTTTCGTTCTTTTTTTTGGAAACTGTATAATTTTCGGTTTGATCACCACAGAGTTCGTACAATATAAGGGGACTCTGTGGGAGGTTTTTTGATCTAAATCATTGGTTAAGGGTAAACCTTAGCCTAATGCCTAGGTTGTGGCCTAAAAGCAATGCCTAAAGAAAATAACTAGGTGTGTTTCGCTTAAGCATCGTTTACTTAGTGAACGATCCCCTTTGGCCTAGCTTCGTATTAAAAAAATGAGCTGAACGAATAGGCATGTTTCGGTAAAAAAGTGAATTTTTAGTTGATGTTAAAAAAAAGTATAATTTTGCGCAGCTTTCTAGTAGTAGAAAATTAAATTTTGGTAGTATCTTGTCACTATGGAAAAACTCAAAAACTTAAGGGATCAACTGGCAGTAAAAGCTACAAAAGTTTTTAAGTTTATAAAAAAACATCCTTTTAAAAGCTTTTTTTACATCCTGAG
The sequence above is drawn from the Cellulophaga sp. Hel_I_12 genome and encodes:
- a CDS encoding GatB/YqeY domain-containing protein; this translates as MSLQEKVMNEMKTAMKAKDKVALESLRAIKSALLLIQTETGSGAAISAETEIQLVQKLVKQRKDSAAIFTAQNREDLAAPELAQIAVIEKFLPEQLSEEEVEKVIVKAIEDMGAQGMKDMGKVMGIVSTELAGKADGKTISNLVKKNLV